The proteins below are encoded in one region of Avibacterium volantium:
- a CDS encoding DUF488 domain-containing protein — protein sequence MKFTVKRIYDKDFSPNDFRVLIDRLWPRGIAKLEAHIALWEKDITPSSELRTRYHHAEITYPEFAQQYAQELQQNAPLVQDFLQKIANQKEVVLVTAVKDIEHSHIPVLLNVLEHTKNIL from the coding sequence ATGAAATTTACAGTAAAACGCATTTACGACAAAGATTTTTCCCCAAATGATTTCCGTGTCCTGATCGACCGCCTTTGGCCAAGAGGCATTGCTAAACTAGAAGCCCACATCGCCCTTTGGGAAAAAGACATCACCCCATCTTCCGAGCTAAGAACCCGCTATCACCACGCTGAAATCACCTACCCCGAATTTGCCCAACAATACGCCCAAGAACTCCAACAAAACGCGCCATTAGTACAAGATTTCCTACAAAAAATCGCCAATCAAAAGGAAGTCGTATTAGTTACCGCAGTGAAAGATATTGAACACAGTCATATTCCTGTGTTATTAAATGTGTTGGAACACACGAAAAATATTCTTTAA
- the iolG gene encoding inositol 2-dehydrogenase has translation MIKVGIIGAGRIGRVHSESISKYVKGAEIKAISDIRVTDELQQWAKEIGIPNVYDDYQKILQDPEIDAVLVCSSTNTHAPISIEAARAGKHIFCEKPIDANVERIQEVLKEVEKAGVKFQVGFNRRFDHNFKAIKQRVVAGDIGEPHLIRVTSRDPAAPPIEYVKVSGGMFFDMTIHDFDMIRYLSGSEVTEVYAAGGVLVDPAIGQAGDIDTAVITLKLANGAIGVIDNSRKAVYGYDQRAEVFGSKGAVQTRNDTDSTAVYSSEAGVISEKPKYFFLERYMQSFADEMACFVDSVVNNKPTLVNGNDGLQPVLIALAAKKSLDEGRPVKLSEIA, from the coding sequence ATGATTAAAGTAGGTATTATCGGTGCAGGACGTATTGGTCGCGTACATTCTGAAAGCATCAGTAAATATGTTAAGGGGGCAGAAATTAAAGCTATTTCTGATATTCGTGTCACAGATGAACTTCAGCAATGGGCGAAAGAAATAGGTATTCCAAATGTCTATGATGATTACCAAAAGATTCTGCAAGATCCTGAAATTGACGCTGTGTTAGTTTGTTCTTCAACCAACACTCACGCCCCAATTTCTATTGAAGCAGCGCGGGCAGGTAAGCATATTTTTTGCGAAAAACCAATTGATGCGAACGTGGAACGCATTCAAGAAGTGCTTAAAGAAGTAGAAAAGGCCGGTGTGAAATTCCAAGTGGGATTTAACCGTCGTTTTGATCATAACTTTAAAGCCATAAAACAACGTGTTGTAGCAGGAGATATTGGTGAGCCTCATTTAATTCGCGTTACCTCAAGAGATCCTGCTGCCCCCCCGATCGAATACGTTAAAGTATCAGGTGGAATGTTCTTTGATATGACAATCCACGACTTTGATATGATCCGTTATCTTTCAGGCAGTGAAGTCACTGAAGTCTATGCGGCAGGTGGAGTGCTTGTTGATCCTGCTATCGGTCAGGCTGGGGATATTGATACTGCCGTAATCACCTTGAAATTAGCTAATGGTGCAATTGGCGTGATTGATAACAGCCGTAAAGCCGTTTATGGCTATGATCAACGCGCTGAAGTATTTGGCTCGAAAGGTGCGGTGCAAACGCGTAATGATACTGATTCTACAGCGGTATATTCTAGTGAAGCTGGAGTTATCTCAGAAAAACCGAAATACTTCTTTTTAGAGCGTTATATGCAATCTTTTGCAGATGAAATGGCGTGTTTCGTAGATTCGGTGGTGAATAATAAACCAACATTAGTCAATGGTAATGATGGTTTACAACCTGTGCTTATTGCCCTTGCAGCGAAAAAATCTTTAGATGAAGGGCGCCCAGTTAAGTTGAGCGAAATTGCTTAA
- the iolE gene encoding myo-inosose-2 dehydratase, which produces MKAENVKLGIAPIGWTNDDLPELGAENTFEQCVSEMALAGYTGCEVGNKYPRDVEVLKHKLDVRGIEICNAWFSTFFVDGKKAQTLQDFIKHRDFLHAMGAKVIGCSEQSRSIQGLPKSIFNEKTVFTDAEWELLAEGYNELAKLAAEKGMRVCLHHHMGTGIQTPEEIDRYMSVVNDDVYLLFDSGHLYYSEGSQQAMLDVLEKYIDRIIHVHLKDVRDDVVNEVRSKNLSFLEGVKKGTFTVPGDGVIDFKPIFEILDRHNYKGWMVVEAEQDPAVANPFEYAVKGRKYIKDVAGV; this is translated from the coding sequence ATGAAAGCTGAAAATGTAAAATTAGGGATTGCACCTATTGGCTGGACAAACGATGATTTACCTGAATTAGGTGCTGAAAATACTTTTGAGCAATGTGTGAGTGAAATGGCGCTGGCAGGCTATACCGGCTGTGAAGTAGGAAACAAATACCCGCGCGATGTTGAAGTATTGAAACACAAGCTTGATGTTCGAGGCATAGAAATTTGTAATGCTTGGTTTAGCACTTTCTTTGTGGACGGGAAAAAAGCACAAACACTGCAAGATTTTATTAAACATCGTGATTTTTTACACGCAATGGGAGCGAAAGTGATCGGTTGTTCCGAACAAAGCCGCAGTATTCAAGGATTGCCGAAATCAATTTTTAATGAAAAAACCGTTTTCACTGATGCAGAATGGGAGCTATTGGCAGAGGGTTATAATGAATTAGCCAAATTAGCCGCCGAAAAAGGAATGCGCGTGTGCTTACATCACCATATGGGAACAGGGATTCAAACACCAGAGGAAATCGATCGTTATATGTCGGTGGTAAATGATGATGTTTATCTCTTATTTGATTCAGGTCATCTGTACTATTCCGAAGGCTCTCAACAGGCAATGCTTGATGTACTAGAAAAATATATTGATCGTATTATTCATGTTCACTTGAAAGATGTTCGCGATGACGTAGTTAATGAAGTGCGGTCGAAAAATCTAAGTTTTTTAGAAGGCGTGAAAAAAGGGACATTTACTGTACCTGGTGATGGCGTGATTGATTTTAAACCTATCTTTGAAATCTTAGATAGACATAATTACAAAGGCTGGATGGTGGTAGAAGCAGAACAAGATCCTGCTGTTGCCAATCCATTTGAATATGCGGTGAAAGGTCGTAAATATATTAAAGATGTAGCAGGAGTTTAA
- the iolD gene encoding 3D-(3,5/4)-trihydroxycyclohexane-1,2-dione acylhydrolase (decyclizing), protein MKTVRLTVAQALVKFLDNQYVEFDGKVTKFIEGIFGIFGHGNVLGLGQALEQNSGDLVVRQGRNEQGMAHVAIGFAKQKLRKQIYACTSSVGPGAANMITAAATATANRIPLLLLPGDVFATRQPDPVLQQIEQPYDLSISTNDAFRAVSKYWDRVSRPEQLMTACINAMRVLTDPAQTGAVTIALPQDVQGEAYDFPESFLEKRIHRIERTLPTEPMLQDALALIQSKKKPLIICGGGVRYSEAAEQLKAFAEIYNIPFAETQAGKSAVVSSHYLNVGGVGETGCLSANLLAKEADLIIGVGTRYTDFTTSSKWIFQHPEVKYLNINISRFDAYKLDGVQITADAKETLEKLTALLAPTGYQSAWGEEISQAKQQFEKELDRLYHLSYSENDFVPEVDDNLNREAVFEEFIRLTNSRLTQSRVLGILNETLGENDVIVGAAGSLPGDLQRVWQSKGVDTYHLEYGYSCMGYEVNAALGVKLAQPQREVYALLGDGSYMMLHSELVTSIQEGKKINVILFDNMTNGCINNLQIGHGMDSFATEFRFRNADTNKLNGAFVPVDFAMNAASYGCKTYRVTTEEELVAALQDAKKQSVSTLIDVKVLPKTMVHSYGSWWHVGVAEVSEKERVQQAYENAVKRINEARRY, encoded by the coding sequence ATGAAAACAGTCAGACTTACAGTTGCGCAAGCCTTAGTAAAATTCTTAGATAATCAGTACGTAGAATTTGATGGCAAGGTGACGAAGTTTATTGAAGGTATCTTTGGGATCTTTGGACACGGAAATGTGCTAGGATTAGGACAAGCACTTGAGCAAAATTCAGGCGATTTAGTCGTTCGGCAAGGACGTAATGAGCAAGGAATGGCGCACGTTGCCATCGGTTTTGCTAAACAGAAATTGCGTAAGCAAATCTATGCGTGTACATCTTCCGTGGGGCCAGGTGCGGCGAATATGATTACCGCGGCAGCAACGGCAACAGCCAACCGTATCCCTTTACTTTTATTACCTGGTGATGTGTTTGCAACACGTCAGCCTGATCCTGTGTTACAACAAATTGAACAACCTTATGATTTAAGCATTAGTACCAATGACGCATTCCGTGCCGTGAGTAAATATTGGGATCGAGTCAGCCGTCCGGAGCAGTTAATGACAGCTTGTATTAATGCTATGCGTGTGCTGACCGATCCTGCGCAAACAGGGGCAGTAACCATTGCGTTACCGCAAGATGTGCAGGGGGAGGCTTATGATTTTCCGGAATCTTTCCTAGAAAAGCGTATTCATCGCATTGAGCGTACATTGCCGACAGAGCCAATGTTGCAAGATGCCTTGGCGTTAATCCAATCAAAGAAAAAACCACTCATTATTTGTGGTGGTGGGGTGCGTTATTCAGAGGCTGCGGAGCAATTAAAAGCCTTTGCTGAAATTTATAATATTCCTTTTGCGGAGACGCAAGCAGGCAAAAGTGCGGTGGTTTCTTCCCATTATTTGAATGTTGGTGGCGTTGGTGAAACTGGCTGTTTATCCGCCAATTTACTTGCCAAAGAAGCCGATCTGATTATTGGTGTAGGAACAAGATATACCGATTTCACCACGTCTTCAAAATGGATTTTCCAGCACCCTGAAGTGAAATATCTCAACATCAATATTTCCCGTTTTGATGCTTATAAGTTAGATGGGGTACAAATCACCGCAGATGCGAAAGAAACTTTAGAAAAATTGACCGCACTTCTCGCACCGACAGGTTATCAAAGTGCTTGGGGAGAAGAAATTTCTCAAGCCAAACAACAGTTTGAAAAAGAGCTGGATCGCCTTTATCACCTGTCTTATAGCGAAAATGATTTTGTACCAGAAGTAGACGATAACCTAAATCGTGAAGCAGTGTTTGAAGAATTTATTAGGCTGACAAATTCACGTCTAACTCAGAGCCGGGTACTTGGCATTCTCAATGAAACATTAGGTGAAAATGATGTGATTGTTGGGGCGGCGGGAAGTTTACCTGGTGATTTGCAGCGGGTATGGCAATCAAAAGGTGTGGATACTTACCATTTAGAATATGGTTATTCTTGTATGGGCTATGAGGTGAATGCGGCACTTGGGGTGAAATTGGCTCAGCCACAACGAGAAGTTTATGCGCTGTTAGGTGATGGTTCTTATATGATGCTCCATTCTGAATTGGTTACCTCTATTCAAGAAGGTAAAAAAATTAATGTCATATTATTTGATAATATGACCAACGGCTGTATTAACAATCTTCAAATTGGACACGGTATGGATAGCTTTGCGACAGAATTTCGTTTCAGAAATGCCGATACGAACAAGCTCAATGGCGCTTTTGTTCCAGTAGATTTTGCAATGAATGCGGCTTCTTATGGGTGTAAGACCTATCGTGTAACCACAGAGGAAGAGTTAGTCGCAGCGTTGCAAGATGCGAAAAAACAATCTGTTTCTACGCTAATTGATGTGAAAGTGTTGCCGAAAACAATGGTGCATTCTTATGGCAGTTGGTGGCACGTTGGAGTAGCAGAAGTTTCCGAAAAAGAACGAGTTCAACAGGCTTATGAAAATGCGGTGAAACGCATAAATGAAGCAAGACGTTATTAA
- the tkt gene encoding transketolase produces the protein MSNRKELANAIRFLSMDAVQKAKSGHPGAPMGMADIAEVLWREFLVHNPTNPKWANRDRFVLSNGHGSMLIYSLLHLTGYDLSIEDLKQFRQLHSKTPGHPEYGYAPGVETTTGPLGQGITNAVGMAIAEKTLAAQFNRPGHEIIDHYTYAFLGDGCLMEGISHEACSLAGTLGLGKLIAFYDDNNISIDGEVDGWFTDNTKERFEAYNWQVIGQIDGHNPEAIAEAIKQAQAEKARPTLIICKTTIGFGSPNKAGSHDSHGAPLGDEEIALTRKNLGWNYAPFEIPAEIYAQWDAKEKGKQAEQAWNEKWTAYSQAYPELSAELERRLSGELPANWAQESQAFVEKLQANPASIASRKASQNAIEAYAPLLPEFLGGSADLAGSNLTLWSGSRPIRATENQDGNYINYGVREFGMSAIMNGIALHGGFIPYGATFLMFMEYAHNAVRMAALMKQRVLFVYTHDSIGLGEDGPTHQPVEQTASLRLIPNLETWRPCDQVESAVAWKAAVERKDGPSAMIFSRQNLTQMDRTPAQLADVARGGYILTDSEGTPDLIFIATGSEVELVVKAAEQLRQEGKKIRVVSMPSTNVFDKQDEAYRESVLPSSVTKRVAVEAGISEFWYKYVGFGGRIVGMNTFGESAPAGELFKLFGFTVENVVAKAKEIL, from the coding sequence ATGTCGAATCGAAAAGAGTTAGCGAATGCTATTCGTTTTTTAAGTATGGACGCGGTGCAAAAAGCCAAGTCAGGCCACCCTGGTGCACCAATGGGAATGGCGGACATTGCGGAAGTGTTGTGGCGTGAGTTTTTAGTGCATAATCCAACCAATCCAAAATGGGCAAACCGCGATAGATTCGTGTTATCAAATGGCCACGGTTCAATGTTGATTTACAGCCTTTTACATTTAACAGGCTATGATTTATCTATCGAAGATTTAAAACAATTCCGCCAATTACATTCTAAAACCCCGGGCCACCCTGAATATGGCTATGCACCTGGTGTAGAAACCACAACAGGGCCATTAGGTCAGGGCATTACCAATGCGGTAGGAATGGCGATTGCCGAGAAAACCTTAGCGGCGCAATTTAACCGCCCAGGCCACGAGATTATCGACCATTACACTTACGCGTTCTTAGGTGATGGTTGTTTAATGGAAGGGATTTCTCACGAAGCTTGCTCATTAGCGGGAACCTTAGGCTTAGGCAAATTAATCGCCTTCTATGATGACAACAATATTTCTATTGATGGTGAAGTGGACGGCTGGTTCACCGACAACACCAAAGAACGTTTTGAAGCCTATAACTGGCAAGTGATTGGTCAAATTGATGGACATAATCCAGAAGCCATTGCGGAAGCCATTAAACAAGCGCAAGCAGAAAAAGCGCGCCCAACCTTGATCATCTGTAAAACCACCATTGGTTTTGGCTCACCAAACAAAGCGGGCTCACACGACAGCCACGGTGCGCCATTAGGTGATGAAGAAATCGCCTTAACTCGTAAAAACTTAGGTTGGAACTATGCGCCATTTGAAATTCCTGCGGAAATTTATGCCCAATGGGACGCCAAAGAAAAAGGCAAACAAGCAGAGCAAGCGTGGAATGAAAAATGGACAGCATATAGCCAAGCCTATCCAGAATTGAGCGCAGAGCTTGAGCGCCGTTTAAGTGGCGAATTGCCAGCAAATTGGGCGCAAGAAAGCCAAGCATTTGTTGAAAAATTACAAGCCAACCCAGCAAGCATCGCAAGCCGTAAAGCATCACAAAATGCCATTGAAGCCTATGCACCATTACTGCCAGAGTTTTTAGGTGGTTCGGCAGATTTAGCAGGCTCAAACTTAACCTTATGGTCAGGCTCTCGCCCTATTCGTGCCACAGAAAATCAAGATGGTAACTACATCAACTACGGCGTGCGTGAGTTTGGTATGTCTGCCATTATGAACGGGATTGCCTTACACGGCGGTTTCATTCCTTATGGCGCAACCTTCTTAATGTTTATGGAATATGCGCATAATGCCGTGAGAATGGCGGCGTTAATGAAACAACGCGTGCTTTTCGTGTACACCCACGATTCTATCGGTTTAGGAGAAGACGGCCCGACACACCAACCTGTGGAGCAAACGGCGTCATTACGTTTAATTCCAAATTTAGAAACGTGGCGTCCGTGTGACCAAGTGGAATCGGCGGTTGCGTGGAAAGCGGCGGTTGAGCGCAAAGATGGCCCGAGTGCGATGATTTTCAGTCGTCAAAATCTTACTCAAATGGACAGAACCCCTGCACAATTGGCTGATGTGGCGCGCGGTGGTTATATCTTAACCGATAGCGAAGGCACACCAGATTTAATCTTTATCGCAACAGGTTCGGAAGTAGAATTAGTGGTGAAAGCGGCGGAGCAACTTCGTCAAGAAGGTAAAAAAATCCGTGTGGTATCAATGCCTTCCACTAACGTGTTTGACAAACAAGATGAAGCTTACCGTGAAAGCGTATTGCCAAGCAGCGTAACCAAACGTGTTGCAGTTGAAGCAGGCATTAGCGAGTTCTGGTACAAATACGTTGGCTTCGGCGGACGCATTGTAGGAATGAACACCTTTGGTGAATCTGCCCCAGCAGGTGAATTATTCAAACTATTTGGCTTCACCGTAGAAAACGTGGTGGCTAAAGCGAAAGAAATTTTATAA
- the carB gene encoding carbamoyl-phosphate synthase large subunit produces MPKRTDIKTILIIGAGPIVIGQACEFDYSGAQACKALREEGYKVVLVNSNPATIMTDPDMADVTYIEPITWQTVEKIIEKERPDAILPTMGGQTALNCALDLSKNGVLKKYGVELIGASEDAIDKAEDRGRFKEAMAKIGLNTPKSFVCHTFDEAWAAQAEVGFPTLIRPSFTMGGSGGGIAYNRDEFVAICERGFDASPTHELLIEQSVLGWKEYEMEVVRDKADNCIIVCSIENFDPMGVHTGDSITVAPAQTLTDKEYQIMRNASLAVLREIGVDTGGSNVQFAINPANGEMIVIEMNPRVSRSSALASKATGFPIAKVAAKLAVGYTLNELRNDITGGLIPASFEPSIDYVVTKVPRFAFEKFPKADDRLTTQMKSVGEVMAMGRTFQESLQKALRGLETGICGFNLLSEAPEKIRTELGNPGPNRILYVADAFGAGFSLEEVHHYSKIDPWFLVQIQDLVQEELALEQKTLEQLDYAELRRLKRKGFSDKRIAQLVKSTESAVRNLRKSFNLHPVYKRVDTCAGEFKSDTAYLYSTYEEECEANPSDRKKIMILGGGPNRIGQGIEFDYCCVHAALALRESGFETIMVNCNPETVSTDFDTSDRLYFEPLTLEDVLEIIHVEQPYGVIVHYGGQTPLKLANALAENGVNIIGTSADSIDAAEDRERFQQILQQLGLKQPNNRTARNAIEAVLLAEEVGYPLVVRPSYVLGGRAMQIVYNVDELNQYMREAVQVSEDSPILLDHFLNNAIEVDVDCICDGEQVMIGGIMQHIEQAGIHSGDSACSLPPYSLSTEIQDEIRRQTAAMAKALNVVGLMNVQFAVQDGVIYVLEVNPRASRTVPFVSKATGRPLAKIAARVMAGMSLSEQQIQGEIQPHFYAVKEAVFPFIKFPGVDTILGPEMRSTGEVMGVGQTFAEAFIKAQLGAGERIAKTGKVFLSVDDKDKARLLPIAQRLQEQGYGLCATIGTANFLRENGIFAQIVNKVREGRPHIVDAIKNGEIAMVINTVGSLPESVEDSHSIRRSALQQKVFIQTTLAAAEALVESVKNLDDYKVYALQNLH; encoded by the coding sequence ATGCCAAAACGTACAGACATAAAGACAATATTAATTATCGGTGCTGGCCCGATTGTGATTGGGCAGGCGTGTGAATTTGATTATTCGGGCGCGCAGGCGTGCAAAGCGTTGCGTGAAGAAGGTTATAAGGTGGTGCTAGTGAACTCTAACCCTGCCACCATTATGACCGACCCCGATATGGCGGACGTTACCTACATCGAGCCAATTACTTGGCAAACGGTGGAAAAAATCATTGAGAAAGAACGTCCTGATGCCATTTTGCCAACAATGGGCGGACAAACCGCGCTGAATTGTGCCTTAGATCTTTCCAAAAATGGCGTGCTGAAAAAATACGGTGTGGAACTGATCGGGGCAAGTGAAGATGCCATTGATAAGGCGGAAGATCGTGGTCGTTTCAAAGAGGCAATGGCGAAAATTGGCTTGAATACGCCAAAATCCTTTGTCTGCCATACCTTTGATGAAGCTTGGGCGGCACAGGCTGAAGTGGGCTTTCCAACCCTAATTCGTCCCTCTTTCACAATGGGCGGTTCTGGCGGTGGGATCGCCTATAACCGTGATGAATTTGTCGCCATTTGCGAACGCGGATTTGATGCCTCTCCAACCCACGAATTACTCATCGAACAATCGGTGTTAGGCTGGAAAGAATATGAAATGGAAGTGGTGCGGGACAAAGCAGACAACTGCATTATCGTCTGCTCCATTGAGAATTTTGACCCGATGGGCGTGCATACAGGCGATTCCATCACCGTTGCGCCAGCGCAAACGCTCACCGATAAAGAATATCAAATTATGCGAAACGCCAGCCTTGCGGTGTTGCGTGAAATTGGCGTGGATACGGGCGGTTCAAACGTGCAATTTGCCATTAATCCTGCCAACGGCGAAATGATCGTGATTGAAATGAACCCGCGTGTGAGCCGTTCTTCTGCCCTTGCCTCGAAAGCCACAGGCTTCCCAATCGCAAAAGTAGCAGCGAAATTAGCCGTGGGCTATACGCTCAATGAATTGCGTAATGACATCACGGGGGGATTAATCCCTGCATCTTTCGAGCCGTCCATTGATTATGTGGTAACCAAAGTACCACGTTTTGCCTTTGAAAAATTCCCGAAAGCAGACGATCGCCTCACGACGCAAATGAAATCGGTTGGCGAAGTGATGGCAATGGGACGCACTTTCCAAGAGAGTTTGCAAAAAGCCTTGCGTGGTTTGGAAACGGGCATTTGTGGGTTTAATTTGCTTTCCGAAGCCCCTGAGAAAATCCGCACCGAGCTAGGTAACCCAGGCCCGAACCGCATTCTTTACGTTGCTGATGCCTTTGGTGCGGGCTTTAGCTTGGAAGAAGTGCATCATTATTCCAAAATCGACCCGTGGTTCTTAGTGCAAATTCAAGATTTGGTGCAAGAAGAATTGGCACTTGAGCAAAAAACGCTGGAACAGCTCGATTATGCAGAGCTTCGCCGTTTAAAACGCAAAGGGTTCTCCGACAAACGTATTGCTCAGTTGGTAAAAAGCACGGAAAGTGCGGTGCGAAATTTACGCAAATCTTTCAATCTTCACCCTGTTTATAAACGCGTGGATACTTGTGCGGGCGAGTTTAAATCCGACACCGCATACCTTTATTCCACCTATGAAGAAGAATGCGAAGCCAATCCTTCTGATCGTAAAAAAATTATGATCTTAGGCGGTGGGCCGAACCGCATCGGGCAAGGTATTGAGTTTGATTATTGCTGTGTACACGCCGCCCTTGCCTTGCGTGAAAGCGGCTTTGAAACCATTATGGTGAACTGTAACCCCGAAACGGTTTCCACCGATTTTGACACCTCAGATCGCCTTTATTTTGAGCCGCTCACCCTTGAAGATGTGTTAGAAATCATTCACGTTGAACAGCCTTATGGCGTGATCGTGCATTATGGCGGTCAAACCCCATTAAAACTTGCCAATGCCCTGGCGGAAAATGGCGTCAATATTATCGGCACATCGGCGGATAGCATTGACGCTGCCGAAGATCGCGAACGCTTCCAACAAATTCTACAACAACTTGGCTTAAAACAGCCTAATAACCGCACGGCACGCAATGCCATTGAAGCAGTGCTATTAGCTGAAGAAGTGGGCTATCCGCTAGTAGTACGCCCTTCCTATGTGCTAGGCGGACGAGCAATGCAAATCGTGTATAACGTGGACGAACTCAATCAATATATGCGTGAGGCGGTGCAAGTTTCCGAAGACAGCCCAATTTTGCTTGATCACTTCTTAAACAACGCCATTGAAGTGGACGTAGATTGCATTTGCGATGGCGAACAAGTGATGATCGGCGGCATTATGCAGCATATTGAACAAGCGGGTATTCACAGCGGTGATAGCGCTTGCTCGTTGCCACCTTATTCCTTAAGCACTGAAATTCAAGATGAAATCCGCCGTCAAACGGCGGCAATGGCAAAAGCCTTGAACGTAGTGGGCTTGATGAATGTGCAATTTGCCGTGCAAGATGGCGTGATTTATGTGTTAGAAGTGAACCCACGCGCTAGCCGTACCGTGCCGTTTGTGAGTAAAGCTACAGGGCGACCATTAGCCAAAATCGCCGCGCGTGTAATGGCAGGAATGAGCCTCAGCGAACAGCAAATTCAAGGCGAAATTCAACCGCACTTTTATGCAGTGAAAGAAGCGGTTTTCCCATTCATCAAATTCCCAGGCGTGGACACCATTTTAGGGCCTGAAATGCGTTCCACAGGGGAAGTGATGGGCGTGGGGCAAACCTTTGCAGAAGCCTTTATCAAAGCTCAACTAGGGGCAGGTGAACGCATTGCCAAAACGGGCAAAGTATTCCTTTCCGTTGATGACAAAGACAAAGCCCGCTTGCTGCCTATCGCCCAACGCTTGCAAGAACAAGGCTACGGCTTATGCGCCACCATAGGCACAGCGAACTTCCTGCGCGAAAACGGTATCTTCGCACAAATCGTCAATAAAGTGCGTGAAGGCCGCCCACATATTGTGGACGCGATCAAAAACGGCGAAATCGCTATGGTGATAAACACTGTAGGCAGCCTGCCTGAAAGTGTGGAAGACAGCCACTCTATTCGCCGCAGTGCCTTACAACAAAAAGTCTTCATTCAAACCACCCTCGCCGCCGCTGAGGCCTTAGTGGAAAGTGTGAAGAATTTAGATGATTACAAGGTTTACGCCTTGCAAAACTTACATTAA
- the carA gene encoding glutamine-hydrolyzing carbamoyl-phosphate synthase small subunit, producing MSSPAILVLADGSVFHGTSIGASGTTIGEVVFNTSMTGYQEILTDPSYFQQIVTLTYPHIGNTGTNNEDQESNAVYASGLIIRDLPLLHSNFRANQSLADYLKANNVVAIADIDTRRLTRLLRDKGAMAGCIMAGEVDEQKALALAQSFGSMAGKDLAQQVTCQAPYEWSQGEWQLGKGYHSEPEQKYHIVAYDFGVKHNILRMLAERGCKITVVPAKTSAEEVLAYQPDGIFLSNGPGDPEPCDYAISNIQTLLKTKKPIFGICLGHQLLGLAIGGKTKKMPFGHHGANHPVQDLDTQKVFITSQNHGFEVDEHSLPKNVKITHRSLFDHSVQGIELTDQVAFSFQGHPEASPGPNDVAYLFDKFVTALEQTKQK from the coding sequence ATGTCTAGTCCAGCAATTTTAGTCTTGGCTGACGGCAGCGTTTTCCACGGCACCTCTATTGGCGCAAGTGGCACAACCATTGGCGAAGTGGTGTTTAACACGTCAATGACCGGTTATCAAGAAATCTTGACCGATCCTTCCTATTTCCAACAAATCGTTACCCTAACCTATCCCCATATTGGCAACACTGGCACCAATAATGAAGATCAAGAAAGCAATGCGGTGTATGCCAGCGGATTAATCATTCGCGATTTACCTTTATTACACAGCAATTTCCGTGCCAATCAAAGCCTAGCAGATTACCTAAAAGCCAATAACGTGGTAGCCATTGCAGACATTGATACGCGCCGTTTAACCCGTTTATTGCGTGATAAAGGCGCAATGGCAGGCTGCATTATGGCGGGCGAAGTTGATGAGCAAAAAGCCCTTGCACTGGCACAAAGTTTTGGCTCAATGGCAGGCAAAGATTTAGCCCAGCAAGTTACCTGCCAAGCGCCTTATGAATGGTCGCAAGGAGAATGGCAATTAGGCAAAGGGTATCATTCCGAGCCAGAACAGAAATATCATATTGTTGCCTATGATTTTGGCGTGAAGCACAATATTCTACGAATGCTCGCCGAAAGAGGCTGTAAAATCACCGTTGTGCCAGCTAAAACCTCAGCAGAAGAAGTGCTAGCCTATCAACCTGACGGCATTTTCTTATCCAATGGCCCCGGCGATCCTGAGCCTTGTGATTATGCCATCAGTAATATTCAAACCTTGCTCAAAACGAAAAAACCGATTTTCGGCATTTGTTTAGGGCATCAATTACTCGGGCTTGCTATAGGCGGTAAAACGAAAAAAATGCCATTCGGGCATCACGGTGCAAACCACCCCGTGCAAGATTTGGATACGCAAAAAGTGTTCATCACCAGCCAAAACCACGGTTTTGAAGTGGACGAACACAGCCTACCAAAAAACGTGAAAATAACCCACCGCTCTTTATTTGATCATTCCGTGCAAGGCATTGAGCTAACCGATCAAGTGGCATTCTCTTTCCAAGGCCACCCTGAAGCCAGCCCTGGTCCAAATGATGTGGCGTATTTATTTGATAAATTTGTGACTGCATTAGAACAAACTAAGCAAAAATAA